A single window of Rhizobium indicum DNA harbors:
- a CDS encoding SGNH/GDSL hydrolase family protein, whose amino-acid sequence MICLQFWRAVPTERRPAYGLVLFLACLVMLSAVRNGYADSPVPLKIVAFGTSLTARGGWQPALETELAACLQKPVKVESVAKSGETSLWALTQIDRVVAEQPDIILIELYANDATLHRFVSLAQSRKNIGDILDQLQKRLPQARIIVMAMNPFSGLRGLIRPFVDSYVSAHQAEAQKRGLEFVDHRPNWERLTPDDLATAIPDGAHPLPDIASKIIAPELVKRIAGNNCGE is encoded by the coding sequence ATGATATGTTTGCAGTTTTGGCGAGCGGTGCCGACTGAGAGGCGACCGGCGTATGGACTGGTTCTGTTTCTGGCGTGTCTGGTAATGCTTTCGGCGGTCAGGAACGGCTATGCCGATAGTCCCGTGCCGCTGAAAATAGTGGCCTTCGGAACATCCTTGACGGCGCGGGGGGGATGGCAGCCTGCCCTTGAGACAGAGCTTGCAGCCTGCCTGCAGAAGCCGGTGAAGGTCGAGAGCGTTGCAAAAAGCGGTGAAACGTCACTATGGGCTCTGACCCAGATTGATCGCGTCGTTGCCGAGCAGCCGGATATCATCCTGATTGAGCTCTACGCCAATGATGCGACATTGCATCGGTTCGTGTCGCTTGCACAAAGCCGAAAGAATATCGGCGACATCCTCGACCAGCTTCAGAAGCGCCTGCCGCAAGCGCGGATCATCGTCATGGCCATGAATCCGTTTTCAGGATTGCGTGGGCTGATCCGTCCCTTTGTCGACAGTTACGTCTCTGCACATCAGGCGGAGGCGCAAAAACGTGGTCTGGAGTTTGTCGACCACCGGCCCAATTGGGAGCGTCTGACGCCGGATGATCTGGCCACGGCAATTCCTGATGGCGCGCATCCTCTGCCCGACATAGCCTCCAAAATCATTGCGCCTGAGCTTGTCAAACGTATCGCCGGCAACAATTGCGGAGAATGA
- a CDS encoding glycosyltransferase, with protein sequence MILVTVGTQLPFDRLVKAVDTFANELSKPVLAQIGKGTYTPQNMKWIKNIEPKDFDNVFRDASVIVSHAGIGTVLTAKRFGKPIILVPRQAALGEHRNDHQLATVSQLVGRPGIYVAHTDDDLRNYLLEELDSPSHEDSSEAGRASLVTYLKNYITAV encoded by the coding sequence TTGATCCTTGTCACCGTCGGAACGCAGCTGCCGTTTGATCGCCTCGTCAAGGCTGTCGACACCTTCGCAAACGAACTGTCGAAACCGGTTCTGGCGCAGATCGGCAAGGGCACCTACACGCCACAGAATATGAAATGGATCAAGAATATCGAGCCCAAGGACTTTGACAACGTCTTTCGCGATGCAAGTGTCATCGTCTCTCATGCGGGAATTGGCACCGTGCTTACGGCCAAGCGTTTTGGAAAGCCGATCATTCTCGTTCCCCGACAGGCGGCTCTCGGCGAGCACCGAAACGATCATCAGCTCGCCACGGTGAGCCAGCTCGTGGGCCGGCCGGGCATCTATGTCGCACACACCGATGACGATCTCCGGAACTATCTGCTTGAAGAGCTGGATAGCCCATCTCACGAAGATTCGTCGGAAGCCGGTCGGGCTTCACTGGTCACCTACCTGAAAAACTATATTACGGCAGTCTGA
- a CDS encoding glucuronosyltransferase, translating to MTEKKLKVLAASSGGGHWEQLMAMRGAFDGCDIVFATTIPGLLAKYDIRGGLVLPDCSRDSITMSIRCFFTAFSIVIKHRPDVIISTGAAPGLFCLLAGKLTGKRTIWIDSVANVEKLSLSGKLAGHIATLWLTQWQHLSRPDGPHYAGAVL from the coding sequence ATGACTGAGAAAAAATTGAAGGTTCTCGCTGCCTCGTCGGGAGGCGGCCACTGGGAACAGCTGATGGCCATGCGCGGCGCATTCGATGGCTGCGATATCGTCTTTGCAACGACCATCCCGGGACTGCTTGCAAAATACGACATTCGGGGCGGACTAGTCCTTCCCGATTGCAGCCGCGACTCGATTACCATGTCGATCCGGTGCTTTTTCACCGCCTTCTCCATCGTCATCAAACACAGGCCCGACGTCATCATCTCGACCGGTGCCGCACCCGGCCTTTTTTGCCTGCTGGCCGGCAAATTGACGGGCAAGCGGACGATCTGGATCGATAGCGTCGCCAATGTCGAGAAGCTGTCCCTATCGGGTAAATTGGCCGGCCATATTGCGACGCTCTGGCTCACGCAATGGCAACATCTGTCGAGGCCGGATGGCCCCCACTACGCAGGAGCTGTCCTTTGA
- a CDS encoding glycosyltransferase family A protein: MNQQETFPHSSVGTEAGVAPLKIAVGVLTYRRLDGIAKLLDVMTRQVRHPARPYHLTMVVVDNDAAGSARATVESFGQTGAYDLIYVIEQNQGIPFARNRALDSAPPGTDLFCFLDDDEWPVDGWLDAMLETREKNRADCVYGPVQPVYPENPPEYFIKARVFERKKNKDGQRIAYAASNNVMFDYPLIRSWNLRFEEKMRFTGGTDYLFFNQAIRRGMQIFWADKALVHDIVPASRMTWKWVLQRQYRLGNTFAVSEVLHGNLKRRIYRAAYGATRVVLGLVMLPAILISPYWGMRALTHVLRGAGMVNGILGHAYQEYKPNAAL; this comes from the coding sequence ATGAATCAGCAAGAGACTTTTCCGCATTCATCCGTCGGCACAGAAGCAGGCGTCGCACCACTGAAGATCGCCGTTGGTGTGCTGACCTATCGGCGCCTCGACGGGATTGCCAAGCTGCTTGACGTCATGACGCGCCAGGTCAGGCACCCGGCTCGCCCTTATCATCTCACCATGGTGGTCGTGGATAATGATGCGGCCGGCAGCGCAAGGGCCACGGTAGAGAGCTTTGGCCAAACAGGTGCCTACGACCTGATCTACGTCATCGAACAAAACCAGGGCATACCCTTTGCCCGCAATCGCGCACTGGATTCGGCACCTCCAGGCACTGACCTCTTCTGCTTTCTCGACGATGACGAATGGCCGGTCGACGGCTGGCTGGATGCGATGCTGGAGACACGGGAGAAAAACCGCGCCGATTGCGTCTATGGCCCCGTCCAACCGGTCTATCCCGAAAACCCGCCGGAATATTTCATCAAGGCAAGGGTGTTCGAGCGCAAGAAGAACAAGGACGGTCAACGCATTGCTTATGCGGCATCGAACAACGTCATGTTCGACTATCCCCTGATCCGTTCATGGAATCTGCGTTTCGAAGAGAAGATGCGCTTCACCGGGGGCACGGATTACCTTTTCTTCAACCAAGCCATCCGCCGTGGCATGCAGATCTTCTGGGCTGACAAGGCGCTTGTCCATGATATCGTTCCGGCCAGCCGGATGACCTGGAAATGGGTATTGCAAAGACAATATCGGCTCGGCAATACCTTCGCCGTCAGCGAGGTCCTGCATGGCAACCTCAAGCGCCGGATCTATCGCGCGGCCTATGGCGCCACGAGAGTCGTGCTTGGGCTGGTCATGCTGCCGGCGATCTTGATTTCACCCTATTGGGGCATGCGAGCCCTTACCCACGTTTTACGCGGCGCGGGCATGGTTAATGGGATTCTCGGACATGCATACCAGGAATACAAGCCCAATGCCGCTCTCTGA
- a CDS encoding glycosyltransferase family 2 protein produces MKISVLINNFNYGRYLRPCIDSVLSQVYPDFEVIVVDDGSTDDSQEILASYGERILTVLKENGGQASSFNAGFAAASGDILFLLDADDAFLPGKLARIAEIYDRNEIDWCFDRVTTEESDQPPAELQVTLFDKRDTLRRGGFPSLPVPTSGLSFRRNLLSQILPMSVATDVVLSDNYIKFAAAYLGRGAIVETPLTFQRIHESNRYTGTSRAKTLRPRIMIATGLELARRYDGLQALGKSLVAGGIAETTSLLKLRGEARNTVAGGPFGDAAATEVALMAARKRLGNMLRRGQS; encoded by the coding sequence TTGAAAATATCGGTGCTTATCAACAATTTCAATTACGGCCGGTATTTGCGCCCATGCATCGACAGTGTTCTTTCGCAGGTCTATCCCGACTTCGAAGTGATTGTGGTCGACGATGGCTCCACCGATGATTCCCAAGAGATTCTTGCTTCCTATGGCGAGCGGATCCTGACCGTATTGAAGGAAAATGGCGGCCAGGCATCGAGCTTCAATGCGGGTTTTGCGGCCGCAAGCGGCGATATCCTCTTTCTCCTCGATGCCGATGATGCGTTTCTGCCCGGCAAACTTGCTCGTATCGCCGAGATCTACGATCGCAACGAGATCGACTGGTGCTTCGACCGGGTGACGACCGAGGAAAGCGACCAGCCTCCTGCAGAGTTGCAAGTGACACTGTTCGACAAGCGGGACACGCTTCGCAGGGGCGGCTTTCCCTCACTTCCGGTTCCGACATCGGGCTTGAGCTTCCGCCGCAATCTGCTGTCCCAGATACTGCCGATGTCCGTCGCGACAGACGTCGTCCTCAGCGACAATTACATCAAGTTTGCAGCCGCCTATCTGGGTCGCGGCGCCATAGTCGAAACACCGCTGACGTTTCAGCGCATTCATGAGTCGAACCGCTACACGGGCACGAGCAGGGCAAAGACACTGCGCCCGCGGATCATGATCGCGACTGGGCTGGAACTGGCACGCCGCTATGACGGGTTGCAGGCACTCGGTAAGAGCCTGGTGGCCGGTGGAATTGCCGAAACGACATCGCTTCTGAAGCTCCGGGGCGAAGCTCGCAACACGGTGGCCGGCGGTCCGTTCGGCGATGCTGCAGCGACCGAAGTGGCCTTGATGGCGGCGCGCAAGCGTTTGGGAAATATGCTGCGGAGAGGACAGTCATGA
- a CDS encoding glycosyltransferase: MTDPRISVIFSSFNGASRRLQQMLDSMLGQNLPVEQWELIAVNNNSKDETQELLDQYAKKLPIVVVNHTRPGKSGAMNAALAIARGALIVFTDDDVEADANWLSSIAACAEANPDFGVIGGRILPNWEHYPHGDPLLDWIPMGSTFAISDQESSGPCDPTKIWGPNTTVRRELLGSNVRFREDIGPLPGGLFAMGEDTEIVSRLSRSGVKTYRCAEAIVHHWIPASSVTEAWVQKRGERLGYGMPALFAEDIPKGIRIGGIPLRTWIESANWAVRAALLYPLPRSKKRFWAIWKYYYMRGYRAGLRRYAPAVNHSGRLAQEVVH, from the coding sequence ATGACGGATCCGAGAATTAGTGTCATCTTTTCGTCCTTCAACGGCGCCAGCAGACGGCTTCAACAGATGCTGGATTCGATGTTGGGGCAAAACCTTCCAGTCGAACAATGGGAACTGATTGCCGTCAACAACAACAGTAAAGACGAAACACAGGAGCTTCTCGACCAATATGCAAAGAAGCTTCCAATTGTTGTTGTTAATCATACCCGCCCAGGCAAATCAGGAGCTATGAACGCAGCTCTGGCGATAGCTCGAGGAGCGCTGATCGTTTTTACGGACGACGACGTCGAGGCAGATGCGAACTGGTTGAGTTCGATCGCTGCATGCGCGGAGGCGAACCCGGATTTCGGCGTTATCGGCGGCCGAATTCTTCCAAATTGGGAGCATTATCCCCATGGGGATCCGCTGTTGGACTGGATTCCCATGGGGTCAACCTTCGCCATATCCGACCAGGAATCCAGTGGCCCATGCGACCCGACAAAAATTTGGGGTCCGAACACGACCGTGCGTCGCGAATTGCTTGGCAGCAACGTTCGATTCCGCGAAGATATCGGGCCGCTTCCAGGAGGTCTTTTCGCAATGGGAGAGGATACGGAAATTGTCAGCCGCCTATCCCGAAGCGGCGTGAAAACCTATCGGTGCGCCGAGGCCATTGTTCATCATTGGATTCCAGCCTCTAGCGTGACAGAGGCTTGGGTACAGAAGCGTGGGGAACGTCTTGGCTATGGAATGCCAGCGCTCTTCGCCGAGGACATTCCAAAAGGTATAAGGATCGGGGGAATCCCCTTAAGAACCTGGATCGAGAGCGCCAACTGGGCGGTTCGGGCAGCCCTCCTTTATCCGTTGCCGCGATCAAAGAAGCGGTTCTGGGCCATCTGGAAGTACTATTACATGCGTGGCTACCGCGCCGGACTTCGCCGATACGCACCGGCGGTAAATCATTCTGGTCGACTAGCGCAGGAGGTCGTGCATTGA
- a CDS encoding glycosyltransferase, translating to MSKVKVTILFSTYNGEKTLPTMLDALCASTLPKEEWKIVAVDNNSSDDTAAVLNSYKERLPLEVYFEPKQGKQYALTLGFRHLEGELVILTDDDVIPAPDWIEQFLTLADEQPQFAIFGGLITPEWEERPAPWLVKYGHLGILYALNGGLPEGPISAALISGPNSAFRRSILGSSYIVHDGLGPDATVAQFPMGEDTAFALRLEKNGAKAFHSRHPGVRHIVRKGYVNEGWVLRRGERYGMGLVIVRPDLFDRKTKIGGLPIASALRWLLMVPASFVVKRFPPSGVRFKLLWAQSVRQGILRQFLKQRSTMNKTIYSQVGAK from the coding sequence ATGAGCAAAGTCAAGGTTACAATACTGTTCTCAACTTATAACGGCGAGAAGACTCTGCCAACGATGCTTGACGCACTGTGCGCTTCAACCTTACCGAAGGAAGAATGGAAAATCGTTGCGGTCGACAACAACAGCAGCGATGACACTGCAGCAGTCTTGAATTCCTATAAGGAGCGGCTTCCGCTGGAAGTTTATTTTGAGCCAAAACAAGGTAAGCAGTACGCATTGACTTTGGGCTTCCGCCATCTGGAGGGCGAACTCGTCATTTTAACCGATGACGACGTCATTCCCGCGCCGGATTGGATCGAGCAGTTTCTCACCTTGGCAGATGAGCAGCCACAGTTTGCCATATTCGGCGGCTTAATCACGCCCGAATGGGAGGAAAGGCCTGCACCGTGGTTAGTCAAGTATGGGCATCTGGGGATTCTTTATGCGCTAAATGGCGGTCTACCCGAGGGGCCGATTTCAGCGGCATTGATATCGGGGCCGAATTCGGCCTTCCGTCGTTCCATTTTAGGATCCAGCTATATCGTTCACGACGGCCTCGGCCCCGATGCCACTGTCGCTCAGTTCCCCATGGGTGAGGATACTGCTTTCGCTCTCAGGTTGGAGAAGAATGGAGCCAAGGCTTTTCACTCGCGGCATCCCGGGGTTCGGCACATTGTCAGGAAGGGCTATGTGAACGAAGGCTGGGTTTTGCGGCGCGGCGAGCGTTATGGCATGGGCTTGGTTATCGTTCGGCCGGACCTCTTCGACAGAAAAACGAAAATTGGCGGTCTGCCCATCGCTAGCGCCTTGAGATGGCTTCTGATGGTGCCGGCCAGCTTCGTCGTCAAGAGATTTCCGCCAAGCGGCGTTCGCTTCAAATTGCTCTGGGCGCAGTCGGTGAGACAGGGGATCCTGCGCCAATTTCTCAAGCAGCGATCTACGATGAATAAAACGATCTACTCTCAGGTCGGTGCCAAATGA